Proteins from a single region of Mesobacillus boroniphilus:
- a CDS encoding RidA family protein, producing MNIVQTSNAPAAIGPYSQGVVVNNLFYSSGQIPLTPEGVMVEGDIQAQTHQVFKNLKAVLEAAGASLETVVKATVFIKNMDEFTQLNEIYAEYFNVHKPARSTVEVARLPKDALVEIEVVALVK from the coding sequence ATGAATATTGTACAAACTTCAAATGCGCCTGCTGCAATCGGTCCATATTCGCAAGGTGTGGTTGTGAACAATCTTTTCTACAGCTCAGGCCAGATTCCATTGACTCCAGAGGGTGTAATGGTCGAAGGAGATATCCAGGCCCAGACACATCAGGTATTCAAAAACTTGAAAGCTGTACTTGAGGCTGCAGGTGCCTCACTTGAAACTGTGGTAAAAGCAACTGTCTTCATCAAAAATATGGATGAATTCACTCAATTGAATGAAATATATGCAGAGTATTTCAATGTGCATAAGCCAGCTCGCTCAACAGTGGAAGTGGCAAGACTGCCAAAGGATGCCTTGGTGGAAATCGAAGTAGTAGCGCTCGTTAAATAA
- the rnmV gene encoding ribonuclease M5, with translation MKLKEIIVVEGKDDTTAIRRAVDADTIETNGSAINSDTIERIRNAHEKRGVIVFTDPDFPGEKIRKTISEQVAGCKHAFIPKELAKPKSGRGIGVEHASPEVIREALKDAQVMDAKAVEEITQEDLIVAGLIGGPGSRERREKLGRLLRIGYTNGKQLHKRLMMFQVKRKDFAAALAEILKEEQNA, from the coding sequence ATGAAGTTAAAAGAAATCATTGTAGTTGAGGGCAAGGATGATACGACGGCGATCAGGCGTGCTGTTGACGCGGATACAATTGAAACGAACGGGTCGGCGATTAATTCGGATACCATTGAACGGATTCGGAATGCCCATGAAAAGCGGGGAGTCATTGTTTTTACCGATCCTGATTTTCCAGGTGAAAAAATCCGCAAAACCATTTCAGAGCAGGTTGCAGGGTGCAAGCATGCTTTTATTCCAAAAGAGCTGGCCAAGCCCAAATCCGGGAGAGGCATTGGTGTGGAACATGCATCTCCAGAAGTGATCCGAGAAGCACTGAAGGATGCTCAGGTAATGGACGCAAAGGCAGTCGAGGAGATTACCCAGGAAGACTTAATTGTTGCGGGTCTGATCGGCGGCCCTGGCTCCAGGGAGAGGCGTGAGAAGCTTGGCAGGCTGCTGCGTATTGGTTATACAAATGGGAAACAGCTACACAAGCGCCTGATGATGTTTCAGGTGAAAAGAAAGGATTTCGCAGCTGCACTGGCAGAAATCCTTAAGGAGGAACAAAATGCATAA
- the ispE gene encoding 4-(cytidine 5'-diphospho)-2-C-methyl-D-erythritol kinase has protein sequence MKVLVKAPAKINLSLDVLHKRPDGYHEVEMVMTTIDLADRIELSLLEEDRIVIHSHNRFVPDDQRNLAYQAAHLLKLRFQVKQGVVIGIEKTIPVAAGLAGGSSDAAATLRGLNKLWKLGLSLDELAVLGAEIGSDVSFCVYGGTALATGRGEIIEELPAPPTCWVVLAKPFIGVSTAEVYRRLNVEKVQHPPTKQMISAIENGDFNGVCNSVGNVLEDVTLSLYPEVAQIKDQMKRFGADAVLMSGSGPTVFSLVAHDSRMHRIYNGLRGFCDQVFAVRMLGERHTLD, from the coding sequence GTGAAGGTTTTAGTGAAGGCGCCAGCAAAAATCAATTTGTCACTTGATGTTTTGCACAAACGTCCGGACGGCTACCATGAGGTGGAAATGGTCATGACGACGATTGATTTGGCTGATCGCATCGAACTTAGTTTACTAGAAGAAGACAGGATCGTGATCCATTCCCATAATCGGTTTGTTCCAGATGATCAGCGGAATCTTGCTTACCAGGCAGCGCATCTTTTGAAGCTGAGGTTCCAGGTGAAGCAAGGTGTTGTCATCGGTATTGAGAAGACTATTCCGGTGGCAGCAGGGCTTGCTGGCGGCAGCAGTGACGCAGCGGCAACGTTAAGAGGCTTGAATAAGCTATGGAAGCTTGGACTGTCATTGGACGAGCTTGCCGTGCTCGGCGCTGAAATTGGCTCAGATGTTTCTTTCTGTGTATACGGAGGGACAGCGCTTGCAACAGGCAGAGGAGAAATTATTGAGGAACTTCCAGCACCACCGACGTGCTGGGTCGTTTTGGCGAAGCCATTTATCGGTGTATCGACAGCGGAGGTATATCGCCGTCTTAATGTAGAGAAGGTTCAGCATCCGCCTACAAAGCAAATGATATCCGCGATTGAAAATGGAGATTTCAATGGAGTCTGCAACAGTGTCGGCAATGTTTTGGAAGATGTGACGCTTTCGCTTTATCCTGAGGTAGCGCAAATCAAGGACCAAATGAAGAGGTTCGGTGCTGATGCCGTCTTAATGAGTGGCAGTGGCCCGACGGTATTCAGCCTTGTGGCACATGATTCGCGGATGCATCGTATTTATAACGGTCTACGAGGGTTTTGCGACCAGGTATTCGCAGTGAGAATGCTTGGAGAGCGCCATACTCTTGATTAA
- the veg gene encoding biofilm formation stimulator Veg, which produces MPKTLSDIKKALDSNLGKRLMLKANGGRRKTIERSGVLAETYPSVFVIELDQDENAFERVSYSYADVLTETVEITFFEDTTGSIALS; this is translated from the coding sequence ATGCCAAAAACATTATCGGATATCAAAAAAGCGCTTGATTCAAACTTAGGAAAAAGACTCATGCTAAAGGCCAACGGAGGACGAAGAAAGACGATTGAACGTTCTGGCGTGTTAGCGGAAACTTATCCTTCAGTTTTCGTCATCGAGCTTGACCAGGATGAAAATGCTTTTGAACGTGTTTCGTACAGCTACGCAGATGTTTTAACTGAAACAGTGGAAATTACCTTCTTTGAAGATACAACAGGATCAATTGCTTTGAGCTAA
- the glmU gene encoding bifunctional UDP-N-acetylglucosamine diphosphorylase/glucosamine-1-phosphate N-acetyltransferase GlmU has product MSNRYAIILAAGQGTRMKSKLYKVLHPVCGKPMVQHVIDQVKSLDINEIVTIVGHGAEKVKDQLGEDSQYALQAEQLGTAHAVQQAEQMLADKEGVTIVVCGDTPLIKAETMEALFKHHEETSAKATILTARAEDPTGYGRIVRNAEGFVEKIVEHKDANEQERSINEINTGTYCFDNKMLFEAIQNVSNDNVQGEYYLPDVIEILKNQGEIVSAYVTDSFAETLGVNDRVALAEAERTMKKRINEYHMRNGVSIIDPDNTYIGPDVKVGQDTVIFPGTTLSGSTVIGSDCQIGPNTEISSCEIGNNTVIRQSAAFDSKIGSEVNIGPFAHIRPESDIYDEVKIGNFVEIKKAVFGKGSKASHLSYIGDAEVGADVNIGCGSITVNYDGKNKFLTKIEDGVFIGCNSNLVAPVKIGKGAYVAAGSTITEDVPGEALALARARQVNKEDYVGKMNVKK; this is encoded by the coding sequence ATGTCTAATCGTTATGCAATCATTTTAGCAGCCGGTCAGGGAACAAGAATGAAGTCCAAGTTGTATAAGGTACTTCACCCTGTATGCGGCAAGCCAATGGTACAGCATGTAATTGACCAGGTGAAAAGTCTTGATATAAACGAAATCGTGACAATTGTCGGCCATGGAGCAGAAAAAGTTAAAGATCAGCTTGGTGAAGATAGCCAGTATGCCCTTCAGGCAGAACAGCTTGGAACAGCTCATGCTGTGCAGCAAGCCGAGCAAATGCTTGCAGACAAAGAAGGAGTCACAATCGTTGTTTGCGGTGATACTCCGCTGATCAAGGCTGAAACAATGGAAGCCCTTTTCAAGCATCATGAAGAGACAAGTGCCAAAGCAACCATCCTGACTGCGAGAGCTGAGGATCCAACTGGCTATGGCCGTATCGTCAGGAATGCAGAAGGGTTTGTTGAGAAAATCGTTGAGCATAAGGATGCGAACGAGCAGGAAAGAAGCATCAATGAAATCAATACCGGTACATATTGCTTTGATAATAAAATGTTATTCGAAGCGATCCAGAATGTATCAAACGATAATGTTCAGGGGGAATACTATCTTCCAGATGTCATCGAAATCCTGAAAAACCAGGGTGAAATCGTTTCAGCATATGTGACGGATAGCTTTGCGGAGACACTTGGTGTCAATGACCGTGTTGCTCTTGCGGAAGCTGAACGCACGATGAAAAAGCGGATCAATGAGTATCATATGCGTAATGGCGTATCGATTATTGATCCAGATAACACGTATATTGGACCGGATGTAAAAGTTGGACAGGATACGGTTATTTTCCCGGGAACGACGCTTTCTGGCAGCACAGTCATCGGTTCTGATTGCCAGATTGGACCTAATACTGAAATCAGCAGCTGCGAGATTGGAAACAATACGGTTATCCGCCAATCAGCGGCCTTCGACAGCAAGATTGGCTCCGAAGTCAACATCGGGCCTTTCGCGCATATCAGGCCAGAATCTGATATCTATGATGAAGTGAAGATCGGCAATTTTGTCGAAATTAAAAAAGCGGTATTTGGCAAAGGAAGCAAGGCATCCCATCTTAGCTATATCGGTGATGCAGAAGTCGGTGCTGATGTGAATATCGGCTGCGGCTCCATCACAGTGAATTATGATGGCAAAAACAAATTCTTGACCAAGATAGAAGACGGCGTATTCATCGGCTGTAATTCAAATCTTGTTGCACCAGTGAAGATCGGAAAAGGCGCATATGTAGCAGCCGGCTCCACAATCACTGAAGATGTTCCAGGTGAAGCACTAGCGCTTGCACGTGCTCGTCAAGTCAACAAAGAAGATTATGTAGGGAAAATGAACGTAAAGAAATAA
- a CDS encoding small, acid-soluble spore protein, alpha/beta type — MGRRRGIMSERLKEELAKELGFYDVVQNEGWGGIKAKDAGNMVKRAIELAEQQLTNQNR; from the coding sequence TTGGGCAGAAGAAGAGGAATTATGTCTGAAAGGTTGAAGGAAGAGCTTGCAAAAGAACTTGGCTTCTATGATGTCGTCCAGAATGAAGGATGGGGCGGAATCAAAGCCAAGGATGCAGGTAACATGGTTAAGCGAGCGATTGAGCTGGCCGAACAGCAGCTTACGAACCAAAACCGCTGA
- the yabG gene encoding sporulation peptidase YabG, protein MNINLMDIVGRVSHQCDIMFRVIDIREKHGKKIAILYGEDFRLIADAPYEDLIKIDPSMRMRLTKEFRSLEEQSYKLFRQDVDLLQQKQEYEVTEGYSKSYNYFQMPGKVLHIDGDPNYLKKCLTLYEKVGVPVYGFHCNEKEMPEKVGMLLDYYRPDILVITGHDAYSKSKGAMDDINAYRHSKHFVQTVREARKKVPHLDQLVIFAGACQSHFESLIHAGANFASSPSRVNIHALDPVYIVAKISFTPFMERINVWDVLRNTLTGDKGLGGIETKGVLRTGMPYKKNSSD, encoded by the coding sequence ATGAATATTAACCTCATGGATATCGTCGGCAGGGTTTCGCATCAATGCGACATTATGTTCCGGGTTATCGATATCAGAGAGAAACATGGCAAAAAAATCGCGATATTATACGGTGAGGATTTCCGATTGATTGCGGATGCGCCCTATGAAGATTTAATAAAAATCGATCCTAGTATGCGCATGAGGCTGACAAAGGAATTCCGGTCACTTGAAGAACAGTCATATAAGCTTTTCAGGCAGGATGTTGACCTATTACAGCAAAAACAGGAATATGAAGTTACAGAGGGATACAGCAAGTCATATAACTACTTTCAGATGCCTGGGAAGGTGCTCCATATAGATGGAGATCCAAATTATTTAAAAAAGTGCCTGACCCTTTATGAGAAAGTCGGGGTCCCTGTTTATGGATTTCATTGCAATGAAAAAGAAATGCCGGAGAAAGTCGGGATGCTGCTTGATTATTACCGGCCGGATATATTGGTCATAACAGGGCATGATGCCTATTCAAAGTCTAAAGGAGCTATGGATGATATCAATGCTTATCGCCACTCCAAGCATTTTGTGCAGACAGTAAGAGAGGCACGAAAGAAAGTTCCCCATCTGGACCAACTGGTCATTTTTGCCGGAGCGTGCCAGTCTCATTTTGAGTCGTTAATCCACGCCGGGGCTAACTTTGCCAGTTCACCTTCAAGAGTTAATATCCATGCGCTTGACCCAGTCTATATCGTCGCTAAAATCAGCTTTACGCCATTCATGGAGCGCATAAACGTGTGGGATGTACTTCGGAACACACTGACTGGGGATAAAGGCCTGGGCGGGATCGAAACAAAGGGAGTACTAAGGACGGGAATGCCATATAAGAAAAATTCGTCGGACTGA
- the purR gene encoding pur operon repressor: protein MKFRRSERLIDMTTYLLEHPRQLVPLTYFAEKYGSAKSSISEDLGIIKETFEQRGIGVLQTVPGAAGGVKFHVHVSDEKARKVIDELCTVMASPDRLLPGGYLFMNDILGNPAIVQEVGRLLASAFAEKDIEVVMTVATKGIPIAYAVASNLNVPVVIVRRDSKVTEGSTVSINYVSGSSKRIQTMVLSKRSLAEGSKVLIVDDFMKAGGTVNGMINLLEEFNADLAGIAVLVESENIEERLVDEYLSLVRLSDVDVKERKITVSEGNYFARRE, encoded by the coding sequence ATGAAATTTCGACGCAGCGAGCGTTTGATCGATATGACGACCTATTTACTGGAACATCCGCGCCAATTGGTACCGTTAACCTATTTTGCAGAGAAGTATGGTTCAGCTAAGTCCTCGATCAGTGAAGATCTCGGAATCATCAAAGAAACATTTGAACAGCGGGGAATCGGTGTCCTTCAGACTGTGCCAGGCGCTGCCGGGGGAGTCAAGTTCCATGTCCATGTCAGTGATGAAAAAGCCAGGAAGGTAATCGATGAACTATGTACGGTGATGGCAAGTCCTGATAGATTACTGCCAGGCGGTTATCTTTTCATGAATGATATCCTCGGAAATCCAGCAATTGTGCAGGAAGTGGGAAGGCTGCTCGCATCTGCTTTTGCTGAAAAGGATATAGAGGTTGTCATGACGGTGGCTACAAAGGGGATTCCAATCGCTTACGCAGTAGCAAGCAACTTGAATGTTCCTGTCGTGATTGTAAGAAGGGATAGCAAAGTGACTGAAGGGTCGACGGTAAGCATCAACTACGTTTCAGGCTCTTCAAAAAGGATTCAGACGATGGTGCTTTCAAAGCGCAGCCTTGCAGAGGGCTCGAAGGTTCTGATAGTCGATGACTTCATGAAAGCGGGCGGCACCGTCAATGGCATGATTAATTTGCTTGAAGAGTTTAATGCAGATTTAGCGGGAATAGCGGTACTGGTTGAATCGGAGAACATCGAAGAAAGACTTGTCGATGAGTATCTATCACTCGTACGCCTTTCAGATGTAGACGTAAAAGAACGGAAAATTACCGTGAGTGAAGGAAATTACTTCGCTCGCAGAGAATAG
- the spoVG gene encoding septation regulator SpoVG: MEVTDVRLRRVNTDGRMRAIASITLDNEFVVHDIRVIDGNNGLFVAMPSKRTPDGEFRDIAHPINSGTRGKIQDAVLAEYHRLGELEVEFEEAGAS, translated from the coding sequence ATGGAAGTAACTGACGTAAGATTACGCCGCGTTAATACAGATGGACGGATGAGAGCGATCGCTTCCATCACGCTTGACAACGAGTTTGTTGTCCATGATATCAGGGTGATTGATGGAAACAACGGCCTATTTGTTGCAATGCCAAGTAAACGCACTCCTGATGGCGAGTTCCGTGATATCGCGCATCCGATCAATTCGGGTACACGCGGAAAGATCCAGGATGCCGTTTTGGCAGAGTACCACCGTTTAGGTGAGTTAGAAGTCGAATTCGAAGAAGCTGGCGCTTCCTAG
- the rsmA gene encoding 16S rRNA (adenine(1518)-N(6)/adenine(1519)-N(6))-dimethyltransferase RsmA yields the protein MHKDIATPMRTKEILDKYGFSFKKSLGQNFLIDTNILNRIVDHAELTDHSGAIEIGPGIGALTEQLAKRAEKVVAFEIDQRLLPILEDTLSPYPNVKVIHSDVLKADVQAVMKQEFEKQEDVMVVANLPYYVTTPILMKLLEERLPIRGIVCMLQKEVGDRISAKPGTKEYGSLSIAVQYYTKAETVMIVPKTVFMPQPNVDSAVIRLTLHDEPPVKVKDEKFFFHVTRSSFAQRRKTILNNLTSQLPDGKQKKESIQAALRQAGVEESRRGETLTIEEFAQLSNALYPYFH from the coding sequence ATGCATAAAGATATTGCTACCCCGATGAGAACGAAGGAAATACTTGATAAGTACGGTTTTTCTTTTAAAAAGAGTCTTGGACAGAACTTTTTGATCGATACGAATATCCTGAATCGCATAGTCGACCATGCGGAGTTAACCGACCATAGCGGTGCGATAGAAATTGGACCGGGAATTGGAGCGTTGACTGAGCAGTTGGCGAAAAGAGCGGAAAAGGTAGTCGCTTTTGAAATTGATCAGCGCCTGCTGCCGATATTGGAGGATACACTATCCCCTTATCCAAACGTAAAAGTCATCCATAGTGATGTATTGAAAGCAGATGTTCAAGCTGTGATGAAGCAGGAATTTGAGAAGCAAGAGGATGTTATGGTCGTTGCCAACCTGCCATATTACGTAACAACACCTATTCTGATGAAGCTGCTTGAGGAAAGGCTGCCGATCAGGGGGATCGTCTGCATGCTCCAAAAGGAGGTTGGCGACAGAATTTCGGCCAAGCCGGGAACGAAGGAATATGGTTCACTGTCTATTGCAGTTCAGTATTACACAAAGGCTGAAACCGTGATGATTGTTCCAAAAACGGTGTTTATGCCACAGCCGAACGTAGATTCAGCCGTCATAAGATTGACATTGCATGATGAACCGCCTGTGAAGGTAAAGGATGAAAAATTCTTCTTCCACGTCACCAGATCAAGTTTTGCCCAGCGAAGGAAGACGATCCTGAATAACCTGACTAGCCAGCTGCCGGACGGAAAGCAGAAGAAAGAAAGTATACAGGCGGCGCTCCGGCAGGCAGGAGTAGAAGAGTCACGCAGGGGAGAAACTCTCACGATCGAAGAATTCGCACAATTGAGCAATGCGCTTTATCCATATTTTCACTAA